A genomic segment from Pseudomonas sp. S09G 359 encodes:
- the metR gene encoding transcriptional regulator MetR: protein MLEIRHLKTLHALREADSLVEAAERLHLTQSALSHQFKELEERLGMPLFVRKTKPLRFTSAGLRLLQLADATLPLLRGAERDIARLAGGTAGRLHMAIECHSCFQWLMPTIDQFRDAWPEVELDLASGFAFAPLPALARGDLDLVVTSDPQELPGITYVPLFTYEAMLAVANQHALANKSYVVPEDLLTETLITYPVERDRLDIFTRFLEPADVEPAQVRTSELTVMMMQLVASGRGVCGMPHWALHEYSSRGYVKAKRLGEKGLFATLYAGIRADMLDAPYMRDFLLTAKDTSFSTLDGVSAVR from the coding sequence GTGCTCGAAATCCGCCACCTCAAGACCCTGCACGCCCTGCGCGAAGCGGACAGCCTGGTCGAAGCCGCCGAGCGCCTGCACCTGACCCAATCGGCACTGTCCCACCAGTTCAAGGAGCTGGAGGAGCGCCTGGGCATGCCGCTGTTCGTGCGCAAGACCAAGCCGTTGCGCTTCACCAGCGCCGGGCTGCGCCTGCTGCAACTGGCGGACGCCACCCTGCCGCTGCTGCGTGGCGCCGAACGCGATATCGCGCGCCTGGCTGGCGGCACTGCCGGGCGGTTGCACATGGCGATCGAGTGCCACAGTTGCTTCCAGTGGCTGATGCCGACCATCGACCAGTTCCGCGACGCCTGGCCGGAAGTCGAGCTGGACCTGGCCTCCGGGTTTGCCTTCGCGCCGCTGCCGGCCCTGGCCCGTGGCGACCTGGACCTGGTGGTAACGTCCGACCCGCAGGAGTTGCCGGGCATCACTTATGTGCCGCTGTTCACCTACGAAGCCATGCTGGCCGTGGCCAACCAGCACGCGCTGGCGAACAAGTCCTACGTCGTGCCGGAAGACCTGCTGACGGAAACCCTGATCACCTACCCGGTGGAGCGTGACCGCCTGGACATCTTCACCCGCTTCCTCGAGCCGGCCGACGTAGAACCGGCCCAGGTGCGCACCTCAGAGCTGACGGTGATGATGATGCAACTGGTGGCCAGCGGCCGTGGCGTATGCGGCATGCCCCATTGGGCACTGCATGAATACAGCTCGCGCGGTTACGTGAAGGCCAAGCGCCTGGGCGAGAAAGGCCTGTTTGCGACGCTGTATGCGGGCATTCGCGCCGACATGCTGGATGCGCCGTACATGCGCGACTTTTTGCTGACGGCCAAGGACACCTCGTTTTCGACGCTGGATGGGGTCAGTGCAGTGCGTTAA
- a CDS encoding alpha/beta fold hydrolase, translating to MRVLLLLAALLFGLPSFAASRCDVNVPTQTVDLAQVSIAYQSIGRASDPALLLVMGLGGQLIHWPDEVVVALCQQGFRVIRYDNRDVGLSSWRQAPASANLTFEVLRYKLGLPVSAPYTLTDMADDALGLMDALQIRQFHVLGASMGGMIAQHLAAMAPQRVESLTLIMTSSGAEGLPAPSAALVQLLSRRSAPNREVALEQQADLLAALGSPNVKDDRDALLHQAALSYDRAFNPDGVKRQIMAILAEPSRVPLLNQLRVPTLVVHGTADPLLPVMHGVHLAAHIQGSQLKLIPGMAHRFQEAFKAPLLTAVLPYLQAHREDAAHWAQIDLGEPSKVL from the coding sequence ATGCGCGTGTTGCTTTTACTGGCCGCTCTACTGTTCGGCCTGCCGTCTTTTGCGGCTTCTCGATGTGATGTCAATGTCCCGACCCAAACGGTCGACCTGGCTCAGGTGAGCATCGCCTACCAGAGTATCGGCCGTGCGTCCGACCCCGCCTTGCTGCTGGTGATGGGCCTGGGCGGGCAGTTGATCCATTGGCCCGACGAGGTGGTGGTCGCCTTGTGTCAGCAGGGTTTCCGGGTGATCCGCTATGACAACCGCGATGTCGGCCTGTCCAGTTGGCGCCAGGCCCCGGCGAGCGCCAACCTGACTTTCGAAGTGCTGCGCTACAAGCTCGGTTTGCCGGTGTCGGCCCCCTATACCCTGACGGATATGGCCGATGACGCCCTGGGCTTGATGGACGCGTTGCAGATTCGGCAATTCCACGTGCTGGGCGCAAGCATGGGCGGCATGATCGCCCAGCACCTGGCCGCCATGGCGCCGCAACGGGTAGAAAGCCTTACGCTGATCATGACCAGCTCCGGCGCCGAAGGCTTGCCGGCGCCGAGTGCGGCGCTGGTGCAATTGTTGTCGCGGCGCAGCGCGCCCAATCGTGAAGTGGCGCTGGAGCAACAGGCCGATTTGCTGGCGGCGTTGGGCAGCCCGAATGTCAAGGATGACCGTGACGCATTGCTGCACCAGGCGGCGCTGTCCTACGACCGTGCCTTCAACCCGGACGGGGTGAAACGCCAGATCATGGCGATCCTCGCCGAGCCAAGCCGTGTGCCGTTGCTCAACCAGTTGCGCGTGCCGACCCTGGTGGTGCACGGCACCGCCGACCCGTTGTTGCCGGTGATGCACGGCGTGCACCTGGCCGCGCATATCCAAGGCAGCCAGCTCAAGCTGATCCCCGGCATGGCCCATCGTTTCCAGGAAGCGTTCAAGGCGCCGCTGCTGACGGCGGTGTTGCCGTACCTGCAGGCCCATCGTGAAGATGCTGCACATTGGGCGCAGATTGACCTGGGCGAGCCTTCGAAGGTGTTGTGA
- a CDS encoding DsbA family oxidoreductase, translating into MSTPLKIDFVSDVSCPWCIIGLRGLTEALDQLGTEVQAEIHFQPFELNPNMPAEGQNIVEHITEKYGSTAEESQANRARIRDMGADLGFAFRTDGQSRIYNTFDAHRLLHWAGLEGLQYNLKEALFKAYFSDAQDPSDHATLAIIAESVGLDIQRAAEILASDEYAADVREQEQLWISRGVTSVPTIVFNDQYAVSGGQPAEAFVGAIRQIIRESKG; encoded by the coding sequence ATGAGTACTCCCCTGAAAATCGATTTCGTCAGCGACGTGTCCTGCCCCTGGTGCATCATCGGCCTGCGCGGCCTGACCGAAGCCCTCGACCAGCTCGGCACCGAGGTACAGGCCGAGATCCACTTCCAGCCGTTCGAGCTGAACCCGAACATGCCAGCCGAAGGGCAGAACATCGTCGAGCACATCACCGAAAAATACGGCTCCACGGCCGAAGAATCCCAGGCCAACCGTGCGCGCATCCGCGACATGGGCGCGGACTTGGGTTTTGCCTTCCGTACCGATGGCCAGAGCCGTATCTACAACACCTTCGACGCCCACCGCCTGCTGCATTGGGCCGGGCTTGAAGGCTTGCAGTACAACCTCAAGGAAGCGCTGTTCAAGGCGTATTTCAGCGATGCGCAGGACCCTTCCGACCACGCCACCCTGGCGATCATCGCCGAAAGCGTCGGCCTGGATATCCAGCGCGCGGCCGAAATTCTCGCCAGTGATGAATACGCCGCTGACGTGCGTGAGCAAGAGCAGTTGTGGATTTCCCGCGGGGTGACCTCGGTGCCGACCATCGTGTTCAACGACCAGTACGCGGTCAGCGGCGGCCAGCCCGCCGAGGCGTTTGTGGGCGCGATTCGCCAGATTATCCGCGAGAGCAAGGGCTGA
- a CDS encoding sigma-54 dependent transcriptional regulator, with protein MTHNILVVDDEPKLCDLLASALGQNGIQVFIAGNGLHALKVLEQEDIDLVISDWRMPGMDGPALLAEIKLRHAQVPVIVMTAYSTVKNAVQSMRNGAYDYIAKPFDIDELDITVAKALQFRDIMRDNARMRAELAEHAQFDSLVGDSPAFRSVLQAVDSVRDSSATILLTGESGTGKEMVARAIHKHGSRADKPFVAVNCAAIPEGLLESEMFGHRKGAFTGAVADRVGRFQQADKGTLFLDEVGDMPLALQAKILRALQERVIEPVGDPRGRKVDVRVIAATNKNLLEAVANKEFREDLYYRLNVFPIPLPALRERVEDIAPLARHFAQTLSATAGKRITGFSPEALQAMAAYHWPGNIRELQNCVERATIVAAKPVIEDIDLPAYLFASKPSEGGVTAILNDGPGIPQDLDAALAEVEKAYILAALHESNGVQAAAAQKIGISERSFWYRLKKLGIQVDKIVR; from the coding sequence ATGACGCATAATATTCTGGTAGTCGACGACGAACCCAAGCTCTGCGACCTGCTGGCATCGGCACTGGGCCAGAACGGCATCCAGGTCTTCATTGCCGGCAACGGCCTGCACGCGCTCAAGGTGCTGGAGCAGGAAGACATCGACCTGGTGATCAGCGACTGGCGCATGCCAGGCATGGACGGCCCCGCCCTGTTGGCCGAGATCAAGCTGCGCCACGCCCAGGTACCGGTGATTGTGATGACCGCCTACAGCACGGTGAAAAACGCCGTGCAGTCGATGCGCAACGGCGCCTATGACTACATCGCCAAGCCGTTCGATATCGACGAGCTGGACATCACCGTGGCCAAAGCCCTGCAATTTCGCGACATCATGCGCGACAACGCGCGCATGCGCGCCGAGCTGGCCGAACATGCGCAGTTCGACAGCCTGGTAGGCGACAGCCCGGCGTTTCGCAGCGTGCTGCAAGCTGTGGATTCGGTACGCGACAGCAGCGCCACCATCCTGCTCACCGGCGAAAGCGGCACCGGCAAGGAAATGGTCGCGCGCGCCATCCACAAGCACGGCAGCCGCGCGGATAAACCCTTTGTGGCGGTCAACTGCGCGGCCATCCCCGAAGGCCTGCTGGAAAGCGAAATGTTCGGCCATCGCAAGGGCGCCTTTACCGGCGCCGTCGCCGACCGCGTCGGGCGCTTTCAACAGGCCGACAAGGGCACGCTGTTTCTCGACGAAGTCGGCGATATGCCGTTGGCGCTGCAGGCCAAGATTCTGCGCGCACTGCAGGAACGGGTGATCGAACCGGTGGGCGACCCCCGCGGGCGCAAGGTGGATGTGCGGGTGATCGCCGCCACCAACAAGAACCTGCTGGAAGCGGTGGCCAACAAGGAGTTTCGCGAGGACCTGTATTACCGCCTCAACGTGTTCCCGATCCCGCTGCCGGCCCTGCGCGAGCGCGTGGAAGACATCGCGCCCCTGGCTCGGCATTTCGCCCAGACCCTCAGCGCCACCGCCGGCAAACGCATCACCGGCTTCAGCCCCGAGGCGTTGCAGGCCATGGCGGCGTACCACTGGCCGGGCAATATCCGTGAGCTGCAAAACTGTGTGGAGCGCGCGACTATCGTCGCGGCAAAACCGGTGATCGAGGACATCGACCTGCCGGCTTATCTGTTTGCCTCAAAGCCCAGCGAGGGCGGAGTGACGGCGATCCTCAACGACGGGCCGGGCATTCCCCAGGACCTCGACGCAGCGCTGGCGGAGGTGGAGAAAGCCTACATTCTGGCGGCATTGCACGAGAGCAACGGCGTGCAGGCAGCGGCCGCGCAGAAAATCGGGATTTCCGAGCGGAGCTTCTGGTATCGCTTGAAGAAGCTGGGGATTCAGGTGGACAAGATCGTCCGCTGA
- a CDS encoding HAMP domain-containing sensor histidine kinase, protein MITKTRQKARPFAISRWSVQRKLVLAFWLVSVIPTMIAAELAATTLSQIFDSNVRIWLQESTKIVKDEIGDILHDNARMAKLFLRYTSPPSNKQAARHDRLTADIADATDIDVVALIRVSDQKVVFSTAADDIVKQISLASNTVLQTVQVAGVSTGIVVSTFETTQDGVDYLLLVATYLDSSFLTSVADVHSLDLRLYLANPEGFSEIFSTQRFEDHPSRIPKNVETAMRSTKQPSEQFTNNYSGLYWPIFNDAGDLQGVIFSGLLRHTSLVGLVNQSNLFVLIFLLSSALSLAAGVLVSRRLTKPLRDLSQGVNAVISGNYEHRVQVTGGDELAQLSSTFNHMTERLGELHHLEAQLRRRDRLHALGEVAMGLAHEIRNPLGIIKTATQLLHRRADLPEADKRHLEYVISEVSRINDLITEFLDFAKPNPPLRVMQPARPLVEEILGFCAPELASHNIDAQIDDQAPGATLYADAKQLKQACLNLILNAIDAMPEGGRLTLGIRSEGGTTVISIGDSGQGIPVEMIERIFTPFVTTKASGTGLGLAKVYSIMESHDGSIECASEKDAGATFSLYIPAIGEDDEDSHDA, encoded by the coding sequence ATGATCACCAAGACCCGCCAGAAAGCCCGCCCGTTTGCCATTTCGCGCTGGAGCGTCCAGCGCAAGCTGGTGCTGGCGTTCTGGTTGGTCAGCGTGATTCCCACCATGATCGCCGCCGAGCTGGCCGCCACCACGCTGTCGCAGATCTTCGACAGCAACGTGCGCATCTGGCTGCAGGAGTCGACCAAGATCGTCAAGGACGAGATCGGCGACATCCTTCACGACAACGCGCGCATGGCCAAACTGTTCCTGCGCTACACCAGCCCGCCCTCGAACAAGCAAGCCGCCAGGCATGATCGGCTGACCGCCGACATTGCCGATGCCACCGATATCGACGTGGTAGCGCTGATCCGCGTGAGCGATCAAAAGGTGGTGTTCAGCACCGCCGCCGACGACATCGTCAAGCAGATCAGCCTGGCCAGCAACACCGTGCTGCAGACCGTGCAGGTAGCCGGGGTAAGTACCGGCATTGTCGTGTCCACCTTCGAAACCACCCAGGATGGCGTCGACTACCTGCTGCTGGTGGCGACCTACCTGGACAGCAGCTTCCTGACCAGCGTAGCCGACGTGCATTCCCTCGACCTGCGCCTGTACCTGGCCAACCCCGAAGGCTTCTCGGAAATCTTCTCGACCCAGCGCTTTGAGGATCACCCCTCGCGCATCCCCAAAAACGTCGAAACCGCGATGCGCAGCACCAAGCAGCCGAGCGAGCAGTTCACCAACAACTACAGCGGCTTGTACTGGCCGATCTTCAATGATGCCGGCGACCTGCAAGGCGTGATTTTCAGCGGCCTGCTGCGCCATACCAGCCTGGTGGGGCTGGTGAACCAGAGCAATCTGTTCGTGCTGATTTTCTTGCTCAGTTCGGCGCTGTCCCTGGCGGCGGGGGTCTTGGTGTCGCGGCGCCTGACCAAACCGCTGCGGGATCTGTCCCAAGGCGTGAACGCGGTGATTTCGGGCAACTACGAGCATCGCGTGCAGGTCACCGGCGGCGACGAACTGGCGCAACTGAGCAGCACCTTCAACCATATGACCGAGCGCCTGGGCGAGCTGCATCACCTCGAAGCCCAGTTGCGCCGGCGTGACCGCCTGCATGCCCTGGGCGAAGTCGCCATGGGCCTGGCCCACGAGATCCGCAACCCGCTCGGCATCATCAAGACGGCCACCCAACTGCTGCACCGCCGCGCCGACCTGCCGGAGGCCGACAAGCGCCACCTGGAATACGTGATCAGCGAAGTCAGCCGCATCAACGACCTGATCACCGAGTTCCTCGATTTCGCCAAGCCCAACCCGCCGTTGCGCGTGATGCAACCGGCGCGCCCACTGGTGGAGGAGATCCTGGGTTTCTGCGCACCGGAACTGGCCAGCCACAACATCGACGCGCAGATTGACGACCAGGCGCCCGGCGCGACCCTCTACGCCGATGCCAAGCAACTCAAGCAGGCGTGCCTCAACCTGATTCTCAACGCCATCGACGCCATGCCCGAAGGCGGCCGCCTGACCCTGGGCATTCGCAGCGAAGGTGGCACTACGGTTATCAGCATCGGCGACAGCGGCCAGGGCATCCCGGTGGAGATGATCGAGCGTATCTTCACGCCATTCGTCACCACCAAGGCTTCGGGCACAGGCCTGGGCCTGGCCAAAGTCTATTCGATCATGGAAAGTCACGACGGCAGCATCGAATGTGCCAGCGAGAAAGATGCCGGCGCCACTTTCAGCCTGTACATTCCGGCGATTGGCGAAGACGACGAGGACAGTCATGACGCATAA
- a CDS encoding GNAT family N-acetyltransferase, whose translation MITTQAFPTIRGIQRSAWNDCFPGALEDWDYYVAVENAAIEDFQWRYLAVYQDGTLVAVAAAFITHYRLDTTVSGAGKRLTERVERLWPGLLQLGLYALGSPVAERCDAGFASGVPQVSRALLLKHLLHAARQDADDFGIGLVAVKDAPSNDPHWLESCRAAGFQSMPSLPTGVLPLPYGSVDAYLGSLGKSTRKDLRRKLRAPGPRVEWRRNIDDVLADVMRLYEATLTRAELQFERLPAGYFTGVLERLDKRAVCVLYWVDEQLVAFNLVLVDEHRLVDKFFGHDLEFTRDYNLYFRSWLTNVDYCIQHNIALYECGQAGYASKLRLGCEFRGNSVFFRHRNRLVNGLLKLVKLFIRPDRSDSAMAAAISET comes from the coding sequence GTGATCACCACCCAAGCCTTCCCGACCATCCGGGGCATCCAGCGTAGCGCCTGGAACGACTGCTTTCCCGGTGCCCTGGAGGACTGGGATTATTACGTCGCCGTGGAAAACGCCGCTATCGAGGACTTCCAGTGGCGCTACCTGGCGGTTTACCAAGATGGAACGCTGGTAGCCGTGGCTGCCGCGTTCATCACTCATTATCGCCTCGACACCACGGTGTCGGGCGCCGGCAAGCGCTTGACCGAGCGTGTGGAGCGGCTGTGGCCGGGGCTTTTGCAACTGGGGTTGTATGCCCTCGGGTCCCCGGTGGCCGAACGCTGCGACGCCGGTTTCGCCAGTGGCGTGCCGCAGGTGAGCCGTGCGCTGTTGCTCAAGCACCTGCTACACGCCGCGCGCCAGGATGCCGATGACTTCGGCATCGGCCTGGTGGCGGTCAAGGATGCGCCGAGCAACGACCCGCATTGGCTCGAGAGTTGTCGGGCGGCGGGTTTCCAAAGCATGCCGAGCCTGCCCACGGGGGTGTTACCGCTGCCCTACGGTTCGGTGGACGCCTACCTGGGTTCGCTGGGCAAATCCACGCGTAAGGACCTGCGCCGCAAACTGCGCGCACCGGGGCCGCGGGTGGAGTGGCGGCGCAATATCGACGACGTGCTCGCGGACGTCATGCGTCTGTACGAGGCCACCCTCACGCGCGCCGAGTTGCAGTTCGAGCGGCTGCCCGCCGGCTACTTCACCGGGGTGCTCGAACGGCTTGATAAGCGCGCGGTCTGTGTTCTTTACTGGGTGGACGAGCAACTGGTGGCGTTCAACCTGGTCCTGGTGGATGAACACCGGTTGGTGGATAAATTCTTCGGGCATGACCTCGAATTCACCCGCGACTACAACCTGTATTTCCGCAGCTGGCTGACCAATGTCGACTACTGTATCCAGCACAATATTGCGCTGTACGAGTGCGGTCAGGCCGGGTATGCCAGTAAGCTGCGCCTGGGCTGCGAGTTCCGCGGTAACAGTGTGTTTTTCCGCCACCGCAACCGGCTGGTCAACGGCCTGCTCAAGCTTGTAAAACTGTTTATTCGACCGGATCGTTCCGACTCTGCCATGGCTGCTGCGATAAGCGAAACCTGA
- a CDS encoding carboxylesterase, translating into MNAAEIDLGEGAAGFVLGDGPVGVLLIHGLTGTPTELRQVAKGLAKAGNCTVYVPTLAGHCGDNSDLQATGWRDWYEGVRKTFVQVRQRHAQVFVGGLSMGAVMSMYVAAEHPGQVAGLLMYSTTLKYDGWSINKLAFLTPLLMKIPFGVHICSFEEKPPYGIKNERLRAIVERQMKEGESSQAGLLTMEGITVRELHRLNAVVKKRMPEVKVPALVLHSIEDDITSRWNADYVERHLGGPVTKILLDNCYHMITVDLQYRRVIELSAEFVELNTRLANAA; encoded by the coding sequence GTGAATGCCGCTGAGATCGACCTCGGTGAAGGTGCTGCCGGCTTCGTTCTCGGTGACGGTCCGGTCGGGGTCCTGTTGATCCACGGCCTGACCGGCACCCCGACGGAATTGCGCCAGGTCGCCAAGGGCCTGGCCAAGGCGGGCAACTGCACGGTGTACGTGCCGACCCTGGCCGGGCACTGCGGCGACAACAGCGACTTGCAGGCCACCGGCTGGCGCGACTGGTACGAAGGTGTGCGCAAAACCTTCGTGCAGGTGCGCCAGCGGCACGCCCAGGTGTTTGTCGGTGGTTTGTCCATGGGGGCGGTGATGTCGATGTACGTGGCCGCCGAACACCCCGGGCAAGTTGCCGGGCTGCTGATGTATTCCACCACCTTGAAGTACGACGGCTGGAGCATCAACAAACTCGCATTCCTCACGCCGTTGCTGATGAAAATCCCCTTCGGCGTGCACATTTGCAGCTTTGAAGAAAAACCGCCCTACGGCATCAAGAACGAACGCCTGCGGGCCATCGTCGAGCGGCAGATGAAGGAAGGTGAAAGCAGCCAGGCCGGTTTGCTGACCATGGAGGGCATCACCGTGCGCGAGTTGCACCGGCTGAACGCGGTGGTCAAGAAACGCATGCCCGAGGTCAAGGTGCCGGCGCTGGTGTTGCACTCCATCGAGGACGACATCACCAGCCGCTGGAACGCCGACTACGTGGAACGCCACCTCGGCGGGCCGGTGACCAAGATCCTGCTGGACAACTGCTACCACATGATCACGGTGGACCTGCAATACCGCCGGGTGATCGAGTTGAGTGCCGAGTTTGTGGAACTGAATACCCGACTCGCAAACGCCGCCTGA
- a CDS encoding aspartate aminotransferase family protein → MSDIRIATAEDQILLDKEAKYCSYGDTVHYIEPPRIFSRCEGSYVWDTEDQAYLDLQMWYSAVNFGYANPRLNNALKQQIDTLPQIASQYLHKGKIELSEMIAVDAKQKFGLDGRVHFNVGGSQSIEDSLKVVRNATNGKSLMFAFEGGYHGRTLGASSITSSYRYRRRYGHFGERAQFIPFPYHFRGPKGMTKEEYGSHCVQQFARLFETEYNGVWDPKVGQSEYAAFYVEPIQGTGGYVIPPMNFYRELKHVLDQHGILMVSDEIQMGFYRTGKLWSIEHFDVQPDVIVFGKALTNGLNPLGGIWAREELINPKIFPPGSTHSTFASNPLGTAVGLEMFKMTNEVDYGAMVMAKGKYFLEGLQDLQKRFPIIGDVDGLGLALRCEICGPDGFTPDKATLDYMVEEGMKGDMVVDGQKLGLILDVGGYYKNVITLAPSLEISYPEIDLGLKLLEQLLVRATKR, encoded by the coding sequence ATGTCTGATATCCGTATCGCTACCGCCGAAGACCAGATCCTTCTGGATAAAGAAGCCAAATACTGCTCCTACGGCGACACCGTTCACTACATTGAGCCGCCGCGTATTTTCAGCCGTTGCGAAGGTTCCTACGTGTGGGACACCGAAGACCAGGCCTACCTCGACCTGCAGATGTGGTACTCGGCCGTCAACTTCGGTTACGCCAACCCGCGCCTGAACAATGCGCTGAAACAACAGATCGACACCCTGCCGCAAATCGCCAGCCAGTACCTGCACAAAGGCAAGATCGAGCTGTCGGAAATGATCGCGGTCGATGCCAAGCAGAAGTTCGGCCTCGACGGCCGCGTGCACTTCAACGTCGGCGGTTCGCAGTCCATCGAAGACTCGCTGAAAGTGGTGCGTAACGCCACCAACGGCAAAAGCCTGATGTTCGCCTTCGAAGGCGGCTACCACGGGCGTACCCTCGGCGCCTCGTCGATCACCTCCAGCTACCGCTACCGCCGTCGCTACGGCCACTTCGGCGAGCGTGCGCAGTTCATCCCGTTCCCGTATCACTTCCGTGGCCCTAAAGGCATGACCAAAGAAGAATACGGCAGCCACTGCGTGCAGCAATTCGCGCGTTTGTTCGAGACTGAATACAACGGCGTGTGGGACCCGAAAGTCGGCCAGAGCGAATACGCCGCGTTCTACGTCGAGCCGATCCAGGGCACCGGCGGCTACGTGATCCCGCCGATGAACTTCTACCGCGAACTCAAGCACGTGCTGGACCAGCACGGCATTCTGATGGTCTCCGACGAGATCCAGATGGGCTTCTACCGCACCGGTAAACTCTGGTCGATCGAGCACTTCGACGTGCAACCGGACGTGATCGTGTTCGGCAAGGCACTGACCAACGGCCTCAACCCACTGGGCGGCATCTGGGCCCGTGAAGAGTTGATCAACCCGAAAATCTTCCCGCCAGGCTCCACCCACTCCACCTTCGCCTCCAACCCGTTGGGCACTGCGGTAGGCCTGGAAATGTTCAAGATGACCAACGAAGTCGACTACGGCGCGATGGTCATGGCCAAGGGCAAATACTTCCTCGAAGGCCTGCAAGACCTGCAAAAACGCTTCCCGATCATCGGCGACGTCGACGGCCTGGGCCTGGCCCTGCGCTGCGAAATCTGCGGCCCGGATGGCTTCACGCCAGACAAGGCGACGCTGGACTACATGGTCGAAGAAGGCATGAAGGGCGACATGGTGGTGGACGGCCAGAAACTCGGCTTGATCCTCGACGTGGGCGGTTACTACAAGAACGTGATCACCCTGGCGCCGTCCCTGGAAATCAGCTACCCGGAAATCGACCTGGGCTTGAAGCTGCTTGAGCAGTTGCTGGTTCGAGCGACTAAACGGTGA